In a genomic window of Salvelinus fontinalis isolate EN_2023a chromosome 7, ASM2944872v1, whole genome shotgun sequence:
- the LOC129859274 gene encoding phenolphthiocerol/phthiocerol polyketide synthase subunit C-like, which translates to MEDAEDDIAVVGIGCNFPGGEGLDSFWKVLLEGKNCTVPIPTERFDCSQWYDPDDNKVGKSRTAKAALIDGFNQFDHKFFGITETEVEQMDPQQKYLLQCTYRALENAGIPMEKASGTRTGVFLGLMNRDYEQSAGSVNPNIINHCTGTGLAMSLASNRVSYVFNFTGPSMSIDSACSSSLVALHFACQAIRQGDCEMALCGGVSCIIQPRVFVALSKAKMISPEGTSKPFSSRADGYGRGEGCGVILLKPLKQALKENDHVWGIIRKTAVNQDGRTVTPITKPSMVQQEELLRRIYSQSDLSTVQYIEAHGTGTPVGDPIEASSISNVIAKARPPGSETLRIGSVKGNIGHTESAAGVAGLIKVLLMMKHEIIVPSLFYSEDSASIDAKALNVKVPTEAEKWGDSVERVAGINNFGFGGTNAHVIVKQHKQSQVSRKSGRKAHKYFVLSASSEKSISMMMEDTIQQIDKDNKVDLEALAYTSACRRSHLKHKYKKAFRTSSLVDLKDQLKSALSKTPYPSYSDPRLIFVFCGNGVTYQGMCKELLKHEPVFREKIREVEILFQMFNNMSILERLESESESKDFSKPEVVQPLLFAIQVGIASLFKHWGIKPDAILGHSVGEVAAAHCSGLLSLEDAVKVIYFRSTLQSKVTGGKMLVVSNMAVSEVLNLLPLYLNKVCLAAANSPQSCTLAGDADAIDSLHQKLSSSVKSKNLFLHVLDVPAAYHSQMMDPILSQIEDSIGSLQVNHVDTELFSTVTGKEVEQPDFSTGKYWARNIREPVSFEQAVRSATKDKKNVVFVEIGPRRALQRNIQETLGNDTIVMSSVQPEKDHETMLTTVSKLFESGVQIDWDQFYRGCEASPTHFPVYQFDSTQRDVIIPASKINTAGTHPVLTQTGSEGNSFSCDLFSDSVSYLHEHKHNGVAIVPGAFYTELGLSAFMLSAKPKVPLNTLQISISFQNPFVFTKNAPEMKVQLEPAEDETHIKIHSSSSTYASGTIVCKQERLVEEQNISLSSIYKRCKSVVSSEEFYNVGHGGFQYGTVFQNKGDVHYGEDFKEAFSVVTVPEELLSQLHDYCIHPVVLDFLMQLAPVTVAHGFSSRPGFPAKIGSLTVFEPLQKEMIVYVRAIDVGVDHFEVCGCFTDKEGRMLVELKHVMIKYLGSHSRVVEEYFFHNDFRVVSEDIKSSQARKALVFSDQVGVSKAMQPHLSSMSKYIPFAHAKEFLSRGFPTLLANLNISDIKKNFEEVLFMWGDEELTSVKTETVLENIVNCCEIFRQIVLELRARHFPNSIRVITYRSAENTVDRISPGFVLSGMTRACAAEMADLSFQLIDISSVSTEDIRALSEVLKSYPCSKYQELVVKDGMIFKSDIVHTPMESIESSGGSMPSSMSEACIFQTADPYRMTSLSAISCEVKKKDIQQKSVEIQLSKISVHSSDYFPVSVSDLHFGQTIYWNKHTSQNHQLLALDFSGTVTAVGKDVSKLKVGDHVVSCYPVLASSAIMIPEAACYKTKRLPFLKEAPCVSYFVLAWEILYKALTRVKEQRRLGIISSVPDSGLLKVLAQTANKSGWNVIVGTQCNGLFVKADKMDAFVLLPPFDESLLAKAGNFPGVRHIVIVCESQSQCLLAQSVFQNVKDSVRMQTLQMSSIIQRGSLIAQKPHIYRWLKSMHLDRKSFVLEHSTFQRLTSGSIDFLPVEESESYFSSKTLPVVALGKDDSRGTLSKIPLLPKPNQLFQKSSMYIVTGGLTGLGFETVKFISQKGGEYIVILSRSSPTPDIQQEICNLEKKYSAHIICMGCDVSVSEHVLRAIGLIGKKFPSCPIRGVFHSAVVLHDGLIETLDKSLYEKVLKPKVNGALNLHHATKHCKLDYFVCYSSVAAFIGNVSQTNYAAANSFLDIFCHYRRNIGLAGQSINWGPLNLGLLLNKDHFQRFLEAKGLMVMDVTEIRESLEQCLQLNKPQQAICKFNFKNMKYNVMSQNASLTMRMTALVEEAMQKAKLKESRSGHNAASSSPSGYIRSVLSETIGVDKNELNDDSPLSALGIDSMLAMTLQNLIFQERGVNVPLVKLLDPNSTLSTLISNLMEGTAGESQNDDQKESMIDDMFTRL; encoded by the exons ATGGAAGATGCTGAGGACGACATTGCTGTAGTGGGTATTGGCTGCAATTTCCCAGGAG GAGAGGGGCTTGACAGTTTCTGGAAGGTTCTATTGGAGGGGAAGAACTGTACAGTGCCAATCCCAACTGAGAGATTTGACTGTTCCCAGTGGTATGACCCTGATGACAACAAAGTGGGGAAATCGCGCACAGCGAAGGCTGCACTTATTGATGG GTTCAATCAGTTTGATCACAAGTTCTTTGGCATCACTGAAACGGAAGTGGAACAAATGGATCCCCAGCAAAAATACCTTCTTCAGTGTACGTACAGGGCTCTAGAAAATGCTGGGATACCAATGGAGAAGGCCAGTGGGACCAGGACAGGGGTGTTTTTGG GGCTAATGAACAGAGATTATGAACAATCTGCTGGAAGTGTCAACCCAAATATAATCAACCACTGCACCGGCACTGGACTAGCTATGAGTTTAGCATCCAACCGAGTCTCCTACGTCTTCAACTTCACTGGACCCTCAATGTCCATTGACAGTGCCTGCTCTTCATCCCTTGTTGCACTTCATTTTGCTTGTCAAGCCATAAGACAAG GTGATTGCGAGATGGCCCTTTGTGGTGGTGTCAGCTGTATCATACAACCACGAGTCTTTGTCGCTCTCAGCAAAGCAAAGATGATTTCCCCTGAAGGCACAAGCAAACCTTTCTCCAGCAGAGCAGATGGCTATGGCAGAGGAGAGGGTTGTGGGGTTATTCTGCTGAAGCCACTGAAACAA GCTCTCAAAGAAAATGACCATGTATGGGGCATCATAAGAAAAACTGCTGTAAACCAAGATGGCCGCACAGTCACTCCAATCACCAAGCCATCCATGGTCCAGCAAGAGGAGCTGCTCCGCAGAATCTACTCACAGTCTGACCTGTCAACTGTCCAGTACATAGAGGCTCATGGGACTGGAACTCCAGTGGGGGATCCCATAGAAGCAAGCAGCATCTCCAATGTCATTGCCAAAGCCAGACCTCCAGGTTCCGAGACACTCCGCATCGGCTCTGTGAAAGGCAACATTGGACACACAGAATCTGCAGCTGGAGTGGCAGGGCTAATCAAGGTACTCCTAATGATGAAGCATGAAATCATTGTCCCTTCACTGTTCTACTCTGAGGATAGTGCCAGTATCGATGCTAAAGCCTTAAATGTTAAGGTTCCCACTGAAGCAGAAAAGTGGGGAGATTCTGTTGAAAGGGTTGCAGGGATAAATAACTTTGGTTTTGGAGGTACAAATGCACATGTTATTGTCAAGCAACACAAGCAGTCACAGGTTTCTAGAAAGAGTGGTAGAAAAGCACACAAGTATTTTGTCCTCTCTGCGAGTTCTGAAAAGTCTATCAGTATGATGATGGAGGACACAATTCAACAGATAGACAAAGACAACAAAGTTGATTTAGAAGCTCTTGCATACACTTCCGCTTGTAGGAGAAGTCACTTAAAACACAAATACAAGAAGGCTTTCAGAACTTCCTCTCTGGTTGATCTAAAAGATCAACTCAAGTCTGCCCTGAGTAAAACTCCCTACCCCTCATACTCAGATCCAAGGTTAATATTTGTCTTCTGTGGTAATGGTGTGACCTACCAAGGCATGTGCAAGGAGCTCCTGAAACATGAGCCTGTGTTCAGAGAGAAGATCAGGGAGGTGGAGATACTTTTCCAAATGTTCAATAACATGAGCATCTTAGAGAGACTTGAGAGTGAGTCTGAGAGTAAGGACTTTTCAAAACCAGAAGTTGTCCAGCCCCTACTCTTTGCCATTCAGGTTGGCATTGCCAGTCTCTTCAAGCACTGGGGCATCAAACCAGATGCAATTCTTGGCCACTCTGTTGGAGAGGTTGCTGCTGCCCATTGCTCTGGTCTCTTGTCCCTTGAGGATGCAGTGAAGGTGATCTATTTCCGCAGTACTCTGCAGAGTAAGGTCACAGGAGGGAAAATGCTTGTGGTCAGTAACATGGCTGTGTCAGAGGTCTTGAACCTCCTTCCCCTCTACTTAAATAAGGTTTGCCTGGCTGCTGCCAACAGCCCACAGTCCTGCACACTTGCAGGTGATGCTGATGCTATAGACAGTCTCCATCAAAAGCTAAGCAGTTCAGTCAAGAGTAAGAATCTATTCCTCCATGTTCTAGACGTCCCTGCTGCATACCATAGCCAGATGATGGATCCCATCCTCTCCCAAATAGAGGACAGTATTGGCTCTTTACAGGTGAATCATGTTGATACAGAATTGTTCTCCACAGTGACAGGGAAGGAGGTAGAGCAGCCAGACTTCAGCACAGGCAAATACTGGGCCAGGAACATTCGAGAGCCTGTTTCATTTGAACAGGCAGTGAGATCAGCAACCAAAGACAAGAAGAATGTGGTCTTTGTAGAGATAGGCCCTAGAAGGGCTCTACAAAGGAACATCCAGGAGACTCTGGGAAATGACACCATAGTTATGTCCTCAGTGCAGCCAGAAAAAGATCATGAGACAATGCTGACCACTGTGTCCAAACTGTTTGAGTCTGGGGTTCAGATCGACTGGGATCAATTCTACAGAGGCTGTGAGGCATCACCAACACATTTCCCTGTGTATCAGTTTGATTCCACTCAGAGAGATGTTATCATTCCTGCATCAAAGATAAATACAGCAGGTACTCATCCTGTGCTAACTCAGACAGGAAGTGAGGGCAATAGCTTTAGCTGTGATCTGTTTTCTGACTCAGTATCTTACTTGCATGAGCATAAACACAATGGTGTTGCCATTGTCCCTGGTGCTTTCTATACAGAGTTGGGTTTGTCTGCTTTCATGTTAAGTGCCAAACCAAAAGTGCCACTCAACACACTGCAAATCAGCATCAGCTTTCAAAACCCATTTGTTTTCACCAAAAATGCACCAGAGATGAAAGTGCAACTTGAACCAGCAGAAGACGAGACACATATTAAGATACATTCTTCCTCTTCAACCTATGCATCAGGCACAATAGTGTGCAAGCAAGAAAGACTGGTCGAAGAGCAGAACATTTCGCTGAGCTCTATCTACAAAAGGTGCAAGTCAGTGGTGAGCTCTGAGGAGTTTTACAACGTAGGTCATGGCGGGTTTCAGTACGGCACTGTTTTCCAAAACAAGGGTGACGTACACTATGGTGAAGACTTTAAGGAGGCTTTTTCAGTTGTCACAGTTCCAGAGGAATTGCTGTCTCAGTTGCATGACTACTGTATTCACCCTGTAGTTCTAGACTTCCTGATGCAACTCGCTCCTGTTACAGTAGCACACGGATTCTCTTCCAGGCCTGGGTTTCCTGCCAAAATAGGCAGCTTGACAGTCTTTGAACCTCTGCAAAAGGAAATGATTGTTTATGTGAGAGCAATTGATGTAGGAGTTGATCACTTTGAAGTATGTGGTTGCTTTACAGACAAAGAGGGAAGAATGTTGGTTGAGCTTAAGCATGTGATGATCAAGTACCTTGGGAGCCATTCACGTGTTGTTGAGGAATACTTCTTCCACAATGACTTCAGGGTTGTCTCTGAGGATATCAAGTCCTCTCAGGCACGAAAGGCCTTGGTCTTTTCTGACCAGGTAGGAGTTTCCAAAGCCATGCAGCCACACTTGAGCTCAATGTCTAAATACATTCCCTTTGCACATGCTAAGGAGTTCTTAAGCCGTGGATTTCCCACACTTCTGGCAAACCTTAATATCTCAGATATCAAGAAAAACTTTGAAGAGGTCTTGTTTATGTGGGGTGATGAAGAACTCACTTCAGTCAAAACCGAGACTGTTCTGGAGAATATAGTAAACTGCTGTGAGATTTTCCGTCAAATAGTCCTGGAACTAAGGGCGAGACATTTTCCAAACTCCATCAGAGTAATTACTTACCGGTCAGCAGAGAACACAGTGGACCGCATCAGCCCAGGCTTTGTCCTCTCAGGCATGACTAGAGCATGTGCTGCAGAAATGGCAGATCTTTCCTTCCAGCTGATTGACATCAGCTCTGTCTCTACAGAGGACATCAGAGCTCTGTCTGAGGTCTTAAAGTCATACCCTTGCAGCAAATACCAGGAGTTGGTTGTGAAAGATGGGATGATTTTTAAATCTGATATTGTGCATACTCCCATGGAAAGCATTGAGAGCTCTGGGGGAAGTATGCCCTCTTCAATGTCCGAGGCATGTATCTTTCAGACGGCTGACCCCTACAGAATGACTAGCTTGTCTGCCATTAGCTGTGAGGTCAAGAAAAAGGACATCCAGCAGAAATCAGTTGAGATTCAGCTCAGTAAGATATCTGTTCATTCCTCAGACTACTTTCCTGTCAGTGTCTCTGATCTGCACTTTGGCCAGACAATTTACTGGAACAAACACACATCTCAGAACCACCAGCTTTTGGCCCTTGACTTCAGTGGCACTGTCACAGCTGTAGGGAAAGATGTGAGCAAACTGAAAGTGGGAGACCATGTTGTCTCATGCTACCCTGTTCTTGCATCCTCTGCGATCATGATTCCTGAAGCAGCATGCTACAAAACAAAGAGGCTCCCATTTCTAAAGGAGGCTCCATGTGTGTCCTACTTTGTGCTGGCATGGGAAATCTTGTACAAAGCGTTAACTAGAGTCAAAGAACAGAGAAGGTTGGGGATCATCTCCTCTGTTCCTGATTCTGGTCTGCTCAAGGTATTAGCCCAAACAGCAAACAAATCAGGATGGAATGTCATTGTAGGGACACAGTGCAATGGGCTGTTTGTAAAAGCTGATAAAATGGATGCATTTGTCCTCCTTCCGCCATTTGACGAATCTCTGTTGGCAAAAGCAGGCAATTTCCCTGGTGTTAGACACATTGTCATTGTCTGTGAATCCCAGTCCCAGTGCTTGCTGGCACAGAGCGTTTTCCAAAATGTGAAGGATAGTGTTCGAATGCAAACCCTTCAAATGTCCAGCATCATACAAAGGGGATCACTCATTGCCCAGAAGCCACACATTTATCGTTGGCTCAAGTCCATGCATTTGGACAGGAAGTCATTTGTTCTGGAACACTCTACCTTTCAAAGGTTGACATCAGGAAGCATTGACTTCTTGCCTGTTGAGGAGTCTGAATCGTATTTTAGCTCAAAGACCCTGCCTGTTGTGGCACTAGGTAAAGATGATTCCAGAGGCACACTGTCCAAAATTCCTTTGTTGCCTAAACCAAATCAGCTTTTCCAAAAGAGTTCTATGTACATTGTCACAGGTGGCCTCACTGGGCTGGGATTTGAAACTGTGAAATTCATTTCTCAGAAAGGTGGAGAGTACATTGTCATACTCTCCAGAAGTAGCCCCACACCTGACATACAGCAGGAGATCTGCAATCTGGAGAAGAAATACAGTGCCCATATCATATGTATGGGATGTGATGTCTCTGTTTCTGAGCATGTGCTCAGAGCGATTGGTCTCATTGGCAAGAAGTTTCCCTCTTGTCCAATCAGAGGAGTGTTCCACAGTGCAGTTGTCCTGCACGATGGCCTGATTGAAACCCTTGACAAATCTCTGTATGAGAAAGTCCTGAAGCCCAAAGTGAATGGGGCTTTGAATCTACACCATGCCACGAAACACTGCAAATTGGATTACTTTGTGTGCTACTCCTCTGTTGCAGCTTTCATTGGCAATGTCTCACAAACAAACTATGCAGCAGCCAATTCATTCCTGGACATATTCTGTCATTATAGACGGAATATTGGACTAGCTGGGCAATCCATCAACTGGGGGCCTTTGAACCTTGGTCTCTTGCTGAACAAGGATCATTTCCAAAGGTTTCTTGAGGCAAAGGGATTGATGGTGATGGATGTTACAGAGATTCGCGAAAGTCTGGAACAATGCCTCCAGCTAAACAAACCTCAACAGGCTATATGCAAGTTCAATTTCAAAAACATGAAGTACAATGTCATGTCTCAAAATGCCTCATTGACCATGCGTATGACTGCATTAGTGGAAGAGGCAATGCAAAAAGCCAAATTGAAAGAGTCCCGGTCTGGACATAATGCTGCTTCCTCCTCCCCAAGTGGTTATATCAGATCTGTACTCAGTGAAACAATCGGTGTTGACAAGAATGAGTTGAATGAtgattctcctctctctgccttagGCATTGACTCAATGTTAGCCATGACTTTGCAGAACCTGATCTTTCAGGAGAGGGGAGTGAATGTGCCACTGGTTAAATTGCTGGACCCAAACAGCACACTGTCGACATTGATATCAAACCTGATGGAGGGCACTGCGGGTGAATCCCAGAATGATGACCAGAAAGAGAGCATGATAGATGACATGTTCACAAGACTATAG